A window from Pseudomonas sp. MRSN 12121 encodes these proteins:
- the rtcA gene encoding RNA 3'-terminal phosphate cyclase: MKQDVIELDGAIGGGQVLRSALSLSMLTGKTLRIHNIRARRARPGLLRQHLTAVQAAAQISGARVLGAELGSRALTFEPGPIRGGDYRFAIGTAGSCTLVLQTLLPALLQAPQPSRVSISGGTHNPLAPPVDFLQQAWLPLLRRMGARVELQLLRHGFVPAGGGELEAFIQPSTLHPLHLEQRGAVLGRRAWALSAGLPAHVAERELQRVGQRLDLPAEHLSPVHLEEQCGPGNVLLLAFACEHLTEVFSGFGQSSQRAESVADGAIDQARDWLDSGVAVAEHLADQLLLPMALAGGGSFTTPRMSEHLQSNIRVIEAFLPVRIDCSAHSREVLRVEVLPIAPWRLS, translated from the coding sequence ATGAAACAGGACGTCATCGAACTGGACGGCGCCATCGGCGGCGGCCAGGTACTGCGCAGTGCCCTGAGCTTGTCGATGCTCACCGGCAAAACCCTGCGGATTCACAACATACGGGCCCGGCGCGCCCGCCCGGGGCTGCTGCGCCAGCACCTGACCGCGGTACAGGCGGCCGCGCAGATCAGCGGGGCCAGGGTCCTGGGCGCCGAGCTGGGTTCCCGGGCGCTGACCTTCGAGCCGGGGCCGATTCGCGGCGGCGACTACCGCTTCGCCATCGGCACCGCCGGCAGCTGCACCCTGGTGTTGCAGACGCTGCTGCCGGCCTTGCTCCAGGCGCCGCAGCCGAGCCGCGTGAGCATCAGCGGCGGCACCCACAACCCCCTGGCGCCGCCGGTGGATTTCCTCCAGCAGGCTTGGCTGCCGCTACTGCGGCGCATGGGTGCACGGGTGGAATTGCAACTGCTGCGCCACGGTTTCGTTCCCGCTGGCGGCGGTGAGCTGGAGGCGTTCATCCAGCCGTCGACGCTGCACCCTTTGCACCTGGAACAGCGTGGCGCCGTGCTCGGACGCCGGGCCTGGGCCTTGAGTGCCGGCTTGCCCGCGCATGTGGCGGAACGCGAGTTGCAGCGGGTTGGCCAGCGCCTGGATCTGCCGGCGGAACACCTGAGCCCGGTGCATCTGGAGGAACAATGTGGCCCGGGCAACGTGTTATTGCTGGCGTTCGCCTGCGAGCACCTGACCGAAGTGTTCAGCGGTTTCGGCCAGAGCAGCCAGCGCGCGGAAAGCGTGGCCGACGGTGCCATCGACCAGGCCCGGGACTGGCTGGACTCCGGCGTCGCAGTAGCGGAGCACCTGGCCGATCAACTGCTGCTACCCATGGCCCTGGCCGGTGGTGGAAGCTTCACCACCCCACGCATGAGCGAGCACCTGCAAAGCAATATCCGGGTGATCGAGGCGTTTTTGCCGGTGCGTATCGACTGTTCGGCGCACTCCCGGGAAGTCCTGCGGGTCGAGGTTCTGCCAATCGCCCCCTGGCGTCTAAGCTAG
- a CDS encoding glutathione S-transferase family protein has protein sequence MYQLYGSQGSGSAIVEIALEQCQVPYRIVEAASWKPSPGADELARLNPLQQIPTLQLPDGSVLTESAAILIELGLRHPRSALLPEDEAARAQAIRGLVYIAANCYSAIGIIDYPERWLQDADESARARLRDSVRERLHYHWKLFADQFSACLYASGSPLAALDFQAAVVSRWSGARDCLRRERPGFCDVLERIDRHPQVAPVLARHWPD, from the coding sequence ATGTATCAGCTTTATGGGTCCCAGGGCTCCGGCTCGGCGATTGTCGAGATCGCCCTCGAACAGTGCCAGGTGCCGTATCGCATCGTCGAAGCCGCGTCCTGGAAGCCATCGCCCGGGGCCGACGAGCTGGCGCGGCTCAACCCCTTGCAGCAGATTCCAACCCTGCAACTGCCCGATGGCAGCGTATTGACCGAGAGCGCGGCGATCCTGATCGAGCTGGGCTTGCGGCACCCGCGGTCGGCGCTGCTGCCCGAGGATGAGGCGGCCCGCGCGCAGGCCATTCGCGGGCTGGTGTATATCGCCGCCAACTGTTACTCGGCGATCGGCATCATCGATTACCCGGAGCGCTGGCTGCAGGACGCCGACGAGTCGGCGAGGGCGCGCTTGCGCGACTCGGTCCGTGAGCGCCTGCATTATCACTGGAAGCTGTTCGCCGATCAGTTTTCGGCCTGCTTGTATGCCAGCGGATCCCCCTTGGCGGCCCTGGATTTCCAGGCGGCGGTGGTGTCGCGCTGGTCCGGCGCGCGCGACTGTCTGCGGCGCGAGCGGCCCGGCTTCTGCGACGTGCTGGAGCGGATCGACCGCCATCCGCAGGTCGCGCCGGTGCTGGCGCGGCACTGGCCGGACTGA
- a CDS encoding nucleotidyltransferase domain-containing protein codes for MQHHEPHPLDSAMRERVLSELARIERERNVRVLYACESGSRAWGFASTDSDYDVRFVYVEKPEWFIQVDPGRDVIERPLDDELDVSGWELRKTLGLLRKSNPTLLEWLDSPLVYRSEPAATARLRELAEAFYSPPAARNHYLSMARKNFRGYLQGDSVRFKKYFYVLRPLLAVRWIDQGRGRPPMTFAELLDTVDHRPLLDEVDELLALKRNADESAYGPRRTALHAFIAAELERPVPKLPRTHQDNAWLDAYLRETVRHYA; via the coding sequence ATGCAACACCATGAACCCCACCCGCTGGACAGCGCGATGCGCGAGCGGGTACTGAGCGAGCTGGCGCGGATCGAGCGCGAGCGCAATGTGCGGGTGCTGTATGCCTGCGAATCCGGTAGCCGGGCCTGGGGCTTCGCCTCCACCGACAGCGATTACGACGTGCGTTTCGTCTATGTGGAAAAGCCCGAGTGGTTCATCCAGGTGGACCCCGGTCGGGATGTGATTGAGCGTCCCCTGGACGACGAGCTGGACGTCAGCGGCTGGGAGCTGCGCAAGACCCTCGGGCTGTTGCGCAAGTCCAACCCGACCCTGCTGGAGTGGCTGGATTCGCCCCTGGTGTATCGCAGTGAGCCGGCGGCCACCGCGCGCCTGCGCGAGCTGGCCGAGGCGTTCTACAGCCCGCCGGCGGCGCGCAATCATTATCTGTCGATGGCCAGGAAGAATTTTCGCGGTTATCTGCAAGGCGACAGCGTGCGCTTCAAGAAGTACTTCTACGTGCTCCGGCCGTTGCTGGCGGTGCGCTGGATCGATCAGGGCCGCGGCCGGCCGCCGATGACCTTCGCCGAGCTGCTGGACACTGTCGACCATCGGCCGCTGCTGGACGAAGTGGATGAGTTGCTGGCCTTGAAGCGCAATGCCGACGAGTCCGCCTACGGGCCACGGCGAACGGCGCTGCATGCCTTTATCGCCGCCGAACTGGAACGCCCGGTGCCGAAGCTGCCGCGCACCCATCAAGACAATGCGTGGCTGGACGCCTACTTGCGAGAAACCGTCCGGCACTACGCCTGA
- a CDS encoding MFS transporter has protein sequence MSEPVIRDTAQPASRGIPRTVWALGFVSLFMDLSSELVHSLLPVYMVGTLGVSMLMVGIIEGVAEATALIVKVFSGALSDFIGRRKGLLLLGYGLAALTKPLFPLASSADLVFGARLLDRIGKGIRGAPRDALVADVAPPEIRGACFGLRQSMDTVGAFLGPILAIGLMLVLANDISQVLWLAVIPAAIAVALLVFGIREPGHEARPRGFRSPLSWASLGRFSSAYWWVVGIGAAFTLARFSEAFLILRAQQLGFSATWVPLVMVVMAGFYMVSAYPVGKWSDRVSRTALLSVGLLLLIGADLVLAQAQSVPMVLLGVALWGLHMGFSQGILATLVADTTPADLKGTAFGVFNLLSGLALLLASVIAGWLWQAHGAALAFYTGAGFAALSLLLLMAKPKSQ, from the coding sequence ATGTCGGAGCCTGTCATTCGCGATACCGCCCAGCCCGCGAGCCGCGGCATTCCGCGCACCGTCTGGGCGCTGGGCTTCGTCAGCCTGTTCATGGACCTGTCTTCGGAACTGGTGCACAGCCTGTTGCCGGTGTACATGGTCGGCACGCTGGGGGTCAGCATGCTGATGGTCGGCATCATCGAGGGCGTGGCGGAGGCCACGGCGCTGATCGTGAAAGTCTTTTCCGGCGCGCTCAGCGACTTCATCGGCCGGCGCAAGGGCCTGTTGCTGCTGGGCTACGGCCTGGCGGCGCTGACCAAGCCGCTGTTCCCGCTGGCGTCCTCGGCGGACCTGGTGTTCGGCGCGCGCCTGCTGGACCGCATCGGCAAGGGCATCCGCGGCGCGCCCCGGGATGCCCTGGTGGCGGATGTGGCGCCCCCGGAGATCCGCGGCGCCTGCTTCGGCCTGCGCCAGTCGATGGACACGGTCGGGGCGTTTCTCGGGCCGATCCTGGCCATCGGCCTGATGCTGGTGCTGGCCAACGATATCTCCCAGGTGCTGTGGCTGGCGGTGATCCCCGCGGCGATCGCCGTGGCCCTGCTGGTCTTCGGCATTCGCGAGCCCGGGCATGAGGCCCGGCCCAGGGGGTTCCGCTCGCCGCTGAGCTGGGCCTCGCTGGGGCGTTTCTCCTCGGCCTACTGGTGGGTGGTGGGCATCGGCGCGGCCTTCACCCTGGCGCGCTTCAGCGAGGCGTTCCTGATCCTGCGGGCCCAGCAACTGGGCTTTTCGGCCACCTGGGTGCCGCTGGTGATGGTGGTCATGGCCGGCTTCTACATGGTCTCGGCCTATCCGGTCGGCAAATGGTCGGATCGTGTCAGCCGCACGGCCTTGCTCAGTGTCGGCTTGCTGTTGCTGATCGGCGCCGACCTGGTGCTGGCCCAGGCGCAGTCGGTGCCCATGGTGCTGCTCGGCGTCGCCCTGTGGGGCCTGCACATGGGCTTCAGCCAGGGCATCCTCGCCACGCTGGTGGCCGACACCACGCCCGCCGATCTCAAGGGCACCGCCTTCGGCGTGTTCAACCTGCTGAGCGGGCTGGCCCTGCTGCTGGCCAGCGTGATCGCCGGCTGGCTGTGGCAGGCCCATGGCGCGGCGCTGGCGTTCTACACGGGGGCGGGGTTTGCGGCGTTGTCGCTGTTGTTGCTGATGGCCAAGCCGAAGTCGCAGTGA
- a CDS encoding DUF3144 domain-containing protein, whose protein sequence is MADEADQDFYNRADAIIELANAHIGDSSRGKASASLMYANSRFAAWVSACGCRDAAELAANKQQAVDYFVNEFRLMLEENLTDYIENFGVYMTRQDS, encoded by the coding sequence GTGGCCGACGAAGCAGATCAGGATTTCTACAACCGTGCCGACGCCATCATCGAACTGGCCAATGCCCATATCGGCGACAGCAGCCGCGGCAAGGCCAGCGCTTCGCTGATGTACGCCAACTCGCGTTTCGCCGCCTGGGTCAGCGCCTGCGGTTGTCGCGATGCGGCGGAACTGGCGGCCAACAAGCAACAGGCCGTGGACTATTTCGTCAACGAGTTCCGCCTGATGCTGGAAGAGAACCTGACCGACTACATCGAGAATTTCGGCGTCTACATGACGCGTCAGGACAGCTGA
- the lysA gene encoding diaminopimelate decarboxylase, which translates to MAIPFSPEQLTAAARQYGTPLWCYDARTIKVRIQQLKAFDVVRYAQKACSNLHVLRLIREAGVRVDAVSLGEIERALLAGFSPEGSPAGIVFTCDLFDSATLQRVVELNIEVNAGSIDMLRQLGEKSPGHRVWLRINPGFGHGHSRKTNTGGENSKHGIWHEQVGEALAVIRQYGLKLVGLHMHIGSGVDYGHLEQVGAAMVAAVKSLDHDIEAFSIGGGLSTPYRAGDEPVDVRRYANAWRQAREEIEAWLGHGVRMEIEPGRFLVAEAGCLVSEVRVVKDAGNHHFVLADTGFNDLMRPAMYGAYHAMSLIDADGQAVQRERRPTVVGGPLCESGDIFTQDDDSLTPQLLPQARVGDLLVIHDTGAYGASMSSNYNSRPLLPEVLFEDGQAKLIRRRQPLADLLELEMGL; encoded by the coding sequence ATGGCCATTCCCTTTTCTCCCGAACAACTGACCGCCGCCGCTCGCCAGTACGGCACCCCGCTGTGGTGCTACGACGCGCGGACCATCAAGGTGCGCATCCAGCAACTGAAAGCCTTCGACGTGGTGCGCTACGCACAGAAAGCCTGCTCCAACCTGCACGTGCTGCGCCTGATCCGCGAGGCCGGGGTGCGGGTGGACGCGGTGTCCCTGGGGGAAATCGAACGCGCGCTGCTGGCCGGCTTCAGCCCCGAGGGGTCGCCTGCGGGCATCGTCTTCACCTGCGACCTGTTCGACAGCGCCACCCTGCAACGGGTGGTCGAGCTGAATATCGAGGTCAATGCCGGCTCCATCGACATGCTGCGCCAGCTCGGCGAGAAATCCCCGGGGCACCGGGTGTGGCTGCGGATCAACCCGGGCTTCGGCCACGGCCACAGCCGCAAGACCAACACCGGCGGGGAAAACAGCAAGCACGGCATCTGGCACGAGCAGGTCGGTGAAGCCCTGGCGGTGATCCGCCAGTACGGCCTGAAACTGGTGGGCCTGCACATGCACATCGGCTCCGGGGTGGACTACGGCCACCTGGAGCAGGTCGGCGCGGCCATGGTGGCGGCGGTCAAGTCCCTGGACCACGACATCGAGGCCTTCTCCATCGGCGGCGGCCTGTCCACCCCCTACCGCGCCGGCGACGAGCCGGTGGATGTGCGCCGCTACGCCAATGCCTGGCGCCAGGCCCGCGAGGAAATCGAAGCCTGGCTCGGCCATGGCGTGCGCATGGAAATCGAACCCGGGCGCTTCCTGGTGGCCGAGGCCGGCTGCCTGGTCAGCGAAGTGCGGGTGGTGAAGGACGCGGGCAACCATCACTTCGTCCTGGCCGACACCGGCTTCAACGACCTGATGCGCCCGGCCATGTACGGTGCCTACCACGCCATGAGCCTGATCGACGCCGACGGCCAGGCGGTACAGCGGGAACGGCGACCCACGGTGGTCGGCGGCCCGCTGTGCGAATCCGGCGATATCTTCACCCAGGACGACGACAGCCTGACCCCACAACTGCTGCCCCAGGCCCGGGTCGGCGACCTGCTGGTGATCCACGACACCGGCGCCTATGGCGCCAGCATGTCCTCCAACTACAACAGCCGGCCGCTGCTGCCGGAGGTGCTGTTCGAGGATGGGCAGGCGAAACTGATCCGCCGCCGCCAGCCGCTGGCGGATCTGCTGGAGTTGGAGATGGGGTTGTAA
- a CDS encoding TROVE domain-containing protein encodes MANFQLFNTRQAAAPASDTLNASRAPAYAYNAKHRLAQLVVTGCLNSTFYTSPEGQLEAVLQLVSELDSRFVAQAARYARQQGHMKDMPALLLAALTAQRSALVPELFAQVVDNGKMLRNYVQILRSGVTGRKSLGSQPKRLVQNWLNSATERQLLQAAVGNQPSLADLVKMVHPKPSEAWREAFFAWLIGKPVDAQALPELTRALLAFRSGATTQVPPVPFQLLGNETLSGEQWAEQARNMGWQGLRMNLNTLARHGAFQVPGCAEYVAARLADAAEVAKARVYPYQLLAAYRMAGDEVPQVVREALQDALELSLANVPALPGNVVVCPDVSGSMHSPVTGYRQGATTAVRCIDVAALVAAAVLRKQPAARVMPFEVGVVDIRLNPRDSVMSNAQKLAAIGGGGTNCSAPLAQLANAKCKVDTLILVSDNESWIDARRHGATETLRQWERIKAINPQARLVCIDMQPGATTQAPDRADILNVGGFSDAVFDVIQQFTAGNYGAQHWVKAIEALAP; translated from the coding sequence ATGGCCAACTTCCAGCTGTTCAACACCCGCCAGGCAGCAGCGCCAGCCAGCGACACCCTGAACGCTTCCCGGGCACCGGCTTACGCCTACAACGCCAAGCACCGCCTGGCCCAGCTGGTGGTGACCGGTTGCCTGAACTCGACCTTCTACACCTCGCCCGAAGGCCAGCTGGAAGCGGTGCTGCAACTGGTGAGCGAACTGGACAGCCGCTTCGTCGCCCAGGCCGCTCGGTACGCTCGGCAACAGGGCCACATGAAAGACATGCCGGCCTTGCTGTTGGCCGCGCTGACCGCGCAGCGCTCGGCCCTGGTGCCGGAGCTGTTCGCCCAGGTGGTGGACAACGGCAAGATGCTGCGCAACTACGTGCAGATCCTGCGCAGCGGCGTGACCGGGCGTAAATCCCTGGGTTCGCAGCCCAAGCGCCTGGTGCAGAACTGGTTGAACAGCGCCACCGAGCGTCAGCTATTGCAGGCCGCGGTGGGTAACCAGCCGTCGCTGGCGGACCTGGTGAAGATGGTCCACCCCAAGCCGAGCGAGGCCTGGCGCGAAGCCTTCTTCGCCTGGTTGATCGGCAAGCCGGTGGATGCGCAGGCATTGCCCGAACTGACCCGCGCCTTGCTGGCCTTTCGCAGCGGTGCGACCACGCAAGTGCCGCCGGTGCCGTTCCAGCTGCTGGGTAACGAAACCCTGAGCGGCGAGCAATGGGCGGAGCAGGCGCGCAACATGGGCTGGCAGGGGCTGCGCATGAACCTCAACACCCTGGCCCGCCACGGCGCGTTCCAGGTGCCGGGCTGCGCCGAGTATGTGGCGGCGCGGCTGGCGGATGCCGCCGAGGTGGCCAAGGCCCGGGTCTACCCGTACCAGTTGCTGGCGGCCTACCGCATGGCCGGCGACGAGGTGCCGCAGGTGGTGCGCGAGGCGTTGCAGGATGCCCTGGAACTGTCCCTGGCCAATGTGCCGGCGCTGCCGGGGAACGTGGTGGTGTGCCCGGATGTCTCGGGGTCGATGCACAGCCCGGTCACCGGCTATCGCCAGGGCGCGACCACGGCGGTACGTTGCATCGATGTGGCGGCGCTGGTGGCGGCAGCCGTGTTGCGCAAGCAGCCGGCGGCGCGCGTCATGCCCTTCGAGGTCGGGGTGGTGGATATCCGCCTCAACCCTCGGGACAGCGTGATGAGCAACGCGCAGAAACTGGCGGCCATCGGCGGTGGCGGGACCAACTGCTCGGCGCCCCTGGCACAGCTGGCCAATGCCAAGTGCAAGGTGGATACCCTGATCCTGGTCTCGGACAACGAGTCGTGGATCGATGCGCGGCGCCACGGGGCGACCGAGACCCTGCGCCAGTGGGAGCGGATCAAGGCCATCAACCCGCAGGCGCGGCTGGTGTGCATCGATATGCAGCCCGGGGCGACCACCCAGGCGCCGGACCGCGCGGACATCCTCAACGTCGGCGGCTTCAGCGACGCGGTGTTCGACGTGATCCAGCAGTTCACCGCGGGCAACTACGGTGCGCAGCATTGGGTCAAGGCCATCGAGGCGCTGGCGCCCTGA
- a CDS encoding acetyl-CoA C-acetyltransferase: protein MQDVVIVAATRTAVGSFQGSLANIPAVDLGAAVIRQLLAQTGLDGAQVDEVIMGQVLTAGAGQNPARQAAIKAGLPHAVPALTLNKVCGSGLKALHLGAQAIRCGDAEVIIAGGQENMSLANYVLPGARTGLRMGHSQLIDTMISDGLWDAFNDYHMGITAENLVDKYGISREAQDAFAAASQQKAVAAIEGGRFVDEITPILIPQRKGDPVAFATDEQPRAGTTAEALGKLKPAFKKDGTVTAGNASSLNDGAAAVILMSAAKAKALGLPVLATIAAYANAGVDPAIMGIGPVSATRRCLDKAGWSLDQLDLIEANEAFAAQALSVGQELGWDASKVNVNGGAIALGHPIGASGCRVLVTLLHEMLKRDAKKGLATLCIGGGQGVALAIER, encoded by the coding sequence ATGCAAGACGTCGTAATCGTTGCCGCCACCCGCACCGCGGTCGGCAGTTTCCAGGGTTCGCTGGCGAACATTCCCGCGGTCGATCTGGGTGCCGCGGTGATCCGCCAACTATTGGCCCAGACCGGCCTCGACGGCGCCCAGGTCGATGAAGTGATCATGGGCCAGGTGCTCACCGCCGGCGCCGGGCAGAACCCCGCGCGCCAGGCCGCGATCAAGGCCGGCCTGCCCCACGCCGTGCCCGCGCTGACCCTGAACAAGGTCTGCGGCTCCGGCCTCAAGGCCCTGCACCTGGGCGCCCAGGCCATCCGTTGCGGCGACGCCGAGGTGATCATCGCCGGCGGCCAGGAGAACATGAGCCTCGCCAACTACGTGCTGCCCGGCGCCCGCACCGGCCTGCGCATGGGCCACAGCCAGCTCATCGACACCATGATCAGCGACGGCCTGTGGGACGCCTTCAACGACTACCACATGGGCATCACCGCCGAGAACCTGGTGGACAAGTACGGCATCAGCCGCGAAGCCCAGGACGCCTTCGCCGCCGCTTCGCAGCAGAAAGCTGTGGCCGCCATCGAGGGCGGGCGCTTCGTCGACGAGATCACCCCGATCCTGATTCCCCAGCGCAAGGGCGACCCCGTGGCCTTCGCCACCGACGAGCAGCCGCGCGCCGGCACCACCGCCGAAGCCCTGGGCAAGCTCAAGCCGGCATTCAAGAAAGACGGCACGGTCACCGCCGGCAACGCCTCGTCGCTGAACGACGGCGCCGCCGCGGTGATCCTGATGAGCGCCGCCAAGGCCAAGGCCCTGGGCCTGCCGGTGCTGGCGACAATCGCCGCCTACGCCAACGCCGGGGTCGACCCGGCGATCATGGGCATCGGTCCGGTTTCCGCCACCCGCCGCTGCCTGGACAAGGCCGGCTGGTCCCTGGACCAACTGGACCTGATCGAAGCCAACGAAGCCTTCGCCGCCCAGGCGCTGTCGGTGGGCCAGGAGCTGGGCTGGGACGCGAGCAAGGTCAACGTCAACGGCGGCGCCATCGCCCTCGGCCACCCGATCGGCGCCTCGGGCTGCCGGGTGCTGGTGACCCTGCTGCACGAAATGCTCAAGCGCGACGCCAAGAAAGGCCTCGCCACCCTGTGCATCGGCGGCGGCCAGGGCGTGGCGCTGGCCATCGAGCGCTAA
- a CDS encoding LysR family transcriptional regulator, translated as MDISLRHIEVFRAIMQAGSVTGAARLLFTSQPTVSRELARLESLSGLSLFDREGGRLLPTAQAMLLLEEVERAYVGLERINSVAQSIRRFEHGQLSLTCLPLFSQTLLPRVCKHFQQRHAGIGLSITAQESPLLEESLSAQRHDLGLTESEHLPRGTQGELLFSADMVCILPEGHPLLARPRLRSEDFRGVDFINLSGLDIYRQTLDEHFRQAGVDRRVVIETTNAASVCAMVRQQLGVAIINPLSAMEEAGRGLAIRPLQLSVPYRVMLIRPDYRPSSIFVEAFCASLKQEAALLAAALEQRLRE; from the coding sequence GTGGACATTTCCCTGCGGCACATCGAGGTATTCCGCGCCATCATGCAGGCCGGCAGCGTCACCGGCGCGGCGCGCCTGCTGTTCACCTCGCAGCCCACGGTCAGCCGCGAGCTGGCGCGCCTGGAGAGCCTCTCTGGGTTGAGTCTGTTCGACCGCGAGGGCGGCCGCCTGCTGCCCACGGCCCAGGCGATGCTGTTGCTCGAAGAGGTGGAGCGCGCCTATGTCGGCCTGGAGCGGATCAACAGCGTGGCGCAGTCGATCCGCCGTTTCGAGCACGGCCAGTTGAGCCTGACCTGCCTGCCGCTGTTTTCCCAGACCCTGCTGCCGCGGGTGTGCAAGCACTTCCAGCAACGGCATGCCGGTATCGGCCTGAGCATCACCGCCCAGGAATCGCCCTTGCTGGAGGAGTCCCTGAGCGCCCAGCGCCATGACCTGGGCCTGACCGAAAGCGAGCACCTGCCCCGGGGCACCCAGGGCGAACTGCTGTTCAGCGCCGACATGGTGTGCATCCTGCCGGAAGGGCATCCGCTGCTGGCCCGGCCGCGGTTGCGCAGCGAGGACTTTCGCGGGGTGGACTTCATCAACCTGTCCGGCCTGGACATCTATCGCCAGACCCTCGACGAGCACTTTCGCCAGGCGGGCGTCGACCGCCGGGTGGTGATCGAAACCACCAACGCCGCCTCGGTCTGTGCCATGGTGCGCCAGCAGCTGGGGGTGGCGATCATCAACCCGCTGAGCGCCATGGAGGAGGCGGGCAGGGGCCTGGCGATCCGCCCGTTGCAACTGTCGGTGCCGTATCGGGTGATGCTGATCCGCCCGGATTACCGGCCTTCGTCGATTTTCGTCGAGGCCTTCTGCGCCTCCCTGAAGCAGGAAGCCGCGTTGCTGGCCGCCGCCCTCGAGCAGCGGCTGCGGGAATGA
- a CDS encoding RtcB family protein → MEHKTWQLLEVANGKPIKMWTQGVPVENEARQQLMNTAKMPFIFKHLAVMPDVHLGKGSTIGSVIPTLGAIIPAAVGVDIGCGMIAARTSLTAADLPDNLHGLRCAIESAVPHGRTAPRSGRDKGAWGEVPQQADRVWATLHPRFKAITDKYPALAKSNNRQHLGTLGGGNHFIEVCLDEANRVWFMLHSGSRGVGNAIGNLFIQLAQADMRQHIADLPHRDLAYFKEGSRHFDDYVEAVGWAQDFARQNRELMMQAVIQATRQVIRKPFEVALEAVNCHHNYVQKERHFGEEVLVTRKGAVSAQKGELGIIPGSMGAKSFIVRGLGNEEAFCSCSHGAGRTMSRTKAKDTFTLADQIRATAHVECRKDTAVIDEIPMAYKDIDQVMHAQRELVEVLHTLRQVVCVKG, encoded by the coding sequence ATGGAACACAAGACCTGGCAACTGCTGGAAGTCGCCAACGGCAAGCCGATCAAGATGTGGACCCAGGGCGTGCCCGTGGAAAACGAAGCCCGCCAGCAGCTGATGAATACCGCGAAGATGCCGTTCATCTTCAAGCACCTGGCGGTGATGCCCGACGTGCACCTGGGCAAGGGTTCGACCATCGGCAGCGTGATCCCGACCCTGGGCGCGATCATTCCCGCGGCCGTCGGCGTGGATATCGGCTGCGGCATGATCGCCGCCCGCACCTCGCTGACGGCGGCGGACCTGCCGGACAACCTGCACGGCCTGCGCTGCGCCATTGAAAGTGCCGTGCCCCATGGGCGTACCGCGCCGCGCAGCGGCCGCGACAAGGGCGCCTGGGGCGAGGTGCCGCAGCAGGCCGACCGGGTCTGGGCGACCTTGCATCCGCGCTTCAAGGCGATCACCGACAAGTACCCGGCGCTGGCCAAGAGCAACAACCGCCAGCACCTGGGAACGCTCGGTGGCGGCAACCACTTCATCGAAGTCTGCCTGGATGAAGCCAACCGGGTCTGGTTCATGCTGCACAGCGGTTCCCGTGGCGTGGGTAACGCGATCGGCAACCTGTTCATCCAGCTGGCCCAGGCGGATATGCGCCAGCACATCGCCGATCTGCCACACCGGGATCTGGCGTATTTCAAGGAAGGTAGCCGGCACTTCGACGATTACGTCGAAGCCGTGGGCTGGGCCCAGGACTTCGCCCGGCAGAACCGCGAGTTGATGATGCAGGCGGTGATCCAGGCCACCCGCCAGGTGATCCGCAAACCCTTCGAGGTGGCGCTGGAGGCGGTGAACTGCCACCACAACTACGTGCAGAAGGAGCGTCATTTCGGTGAGGAGGTGCTGGTGACCCGCAAGGGCGCGGTGTCGGCGCAAAAGGGCGAGCTGGGGATCATCCCGGGGTCGATGGGGGCCAAGAGCTTCATCGTCCGCGGCCTGGGCAACGAGGAGGCGTTCTGCTCCTGCAGCCATGGGGCCGGGCGCACCATGAGCCGCACCAAGGCCAAGGACACCTTCACCCTGGCCGACCAGATCCGCGCCACCGCCCATGTGGAATGCCGCAAGGACACGGCGGTGATCGATGAAATCCCGATGGCCTACAAGGACATCGACCAAGTCATGCACGCCCAGCGCGAGCTGGTGGAAGTGCTGCACACCCTGCGTCAGGTAGTGTGCGTAAAGGGGTAG